One window of the Meriones unguiculatus strain TT.TT164.6M chromosome 13 unlocalized genomic scaffold, Bangor_MerUng_6.1 Chr13_unordered_Scaffold_28, whole genome shotgun sequence genome contains the following:
- the LOC132650726 gene encoding zinc finger protein 431-like, translating into MSNLIPERLLILQSTLTYNDVYVNFTREEWALLDPSQRSLYKDVMLETYRNLTAIGYNWEDHNVEEHCQSSRRHSRYENSHSGHKPPEDTQYDEVFTHHRNAHTYESMHTGEDCYESKQYGNAFANNSYLLRHKRSHIEEKPHKCNQCGKAFAHNSHLLRHKRTHTGEKSHECDQCGKAFAQRSTLLSHDRTHTGEKPYECNQCGKAFAYKNVFIIHKRTHTGEKPYKCNQCCKAFANNSHLLRHKRSHTREKPYECNQCGKAFADNSVLLIHKRTHTGEKPYECNQCDKAFAHNSHLLRHKRTHTGEKPYECNQCDKAFARRSALLLHNRTHTGEKPHECNQCGKACAHSSDLLIHKRSHTGEKPYECKRCGKAFACNSNLQKHKRTHTGEKSYECNECGKAFSTNGNLHLHKRTHMGEKPHECDQCGKAFAQRSTLLSHNRTHTGEKPYECNQCGKAFAYKNVFIIHKRTHTGEKPYECNQCCKAFADNSHLLRHKRTHTGEKPYECNQCGKAFADNSVLLIHKRTHTGEKPYKCNQCGKAFARRSALLLHSRTHTGEKPYECNQCGKAFAATSNLLVHKRTHTREKPYECNQCGKGFAGKSHLLVHKRTHTGDKTYEHK; encoded by the exons Agtacattgacctacaatgatgtgtatgtgaacttcactcgagaagagtgggctttgctggatccttcccaaaggagtctctacaaagatgtgatgctggagacgtacaggaacctcactgctatag GTTATAATTGGGAAGATCATAATGttgaagagcattgtcaaagttctagaagacattcAAG gtatgaaaacagtcatagtggacacaaaccccctgaagatactcaatatgatgAAGTCTTTACACATCACAGGAATGcccacacatatgaaagtatgcatactggtgagGATTGCTATGAATCAAAACAATATGGTAACGCTTTTGCAAATAACAgttatctcctaagacataaaaggtcACATATAGAGGAGAAACCccataaatgtaaccagtgtggtaaagcctttgcacacaacagtcatctcctaagacataaaagaactcacacgggagagaaatcgcatgaatgtgaccaatgtggtaaagcctttgcacagaggagtACTCTCCTATCACAtgacagaactcacactggagaaaaaccctatgaatgtaaccagtgtggtaaagcctttgcatacaagaatgttttcataattcataaaagaactcacactggagagaaaccttataaatgtaaccagtgttgtaaagcctttgcaaataacagtcatctcttaagacataaaagatctcacactagagagaaaccttatgaatgtaaccagtgtggtaaagcctttgcagataacagtgttcttctaatacataaaagaactcacacgggagagaaaccttatgaatgtaaccagtgcgataaagcctttgcacacaacagtcatctcctaagacataaaagaactcacactggagagaaaccttatgaatgtaaccagtgtgataaagcctttgcacggaggagtgctctcctattacataacagaactcacactggagaaaaaccccatgaatgtaaccagtgtggtaaagcctgtGCACATAGTAGtgatctcttaatacataaaagaagtcacactggagagaaaccttatgaatgtaaacgatgtggaaaagcctttgcatgtaatagtaatcttcaaaaacacaaaagaactcacacgggagagaaatcttatgaatgcaatgaatgtggtaaagcgttTTCAACTAACGGTAATCTCcatctacataaaagaactcacatgGGAGAGAAACCGCATGAATgtgaccaatgtggtaaagcctttgcacagaggagtACTCTCCTCtcacataacagaactcacactggagaaaaaccctatgaatgtaaccagtgtggtaaagcctttgcatacaagaatgttttcataattcataaaagaactcacactggagagaaaccttatgaatgtaaccagtgttgtaaagcctttgcagataacagtcatctcttaagacataaaagaacgcacactggagagaaaccttatgaatgtaaccagtgtggtaaagcctttgcagataacagtgttcttctaatacataaaagaactcacactggagagaaaccttataaatgtaaccagtgtgggaaagcctttgcacgaaggagtgctctcctattacatagcagaactcacactggagaaaaaccctatgaatgcaaccaatgtggtaaagcctttgcagctaccagtaatctcctagtacataaaagaactcacactagagagaaaccttatgaatgtaaccaatgtggtaaaggctttgcAGGTAAGAGTCATCtcttagtacataaaagaacccatactGGAGATAAAACTTATGAACATAAatga